The Salegentibacter mishustinae genome includes a window with the following:
- a CDS encoding aconitate hydratase, translated as MSKLNVTQKLIKEHLLKGEMIPGKEIGIKIDQALLQDATGTLVQLELEAMGLDKAQTEVAVQYVDHNLLQTDFKNADDHLFLLSAAQKFGLWYSRPGNGVSHPVHMERFGKPGKTMVGSDSHTPAAGSLGMLAIGTGGLDVAAAIAGQPYFVKMPKVWGVKLTGNLPDWVSAKDVILEMLRRHDVKGGVGKVVEYYGDGLKNLSAMDRHVIANMGAELGATTTVFPSDEETKRFLKSQKREDDWRELLADEGCEYDLHEEIVLDDLVPLIALPTSPGNVVPVSEVAGKPISQVVIGSSANPGLRDFWIAGAIVEDKAVSSDVSFDINPTSRQIIQNMIDNRAFANLIKAGARFHQSGCMGCIGMGQAPASGTISLRTMPRNFPDRSGTKDDQVHLCSPETAAASALTGKITDPRDLEKLYDMKYPKFEYPEFHIIKDDMLVAPPEDGSKIELQKGPNIKSLPYIEPMQDHYSVPVMLKMGDNISTDEILKAGAEVLPFRSNLPEISKFSYTVIDETFYDQAMKAKGEHGGHIVVAKDNYAQGSSREHAAIAPKYLGQVAVIANSYARIAWQNLVNFGILPLEFIDIKDFEKIEQDDQVIFKNLREDIKNRNNIKVIVKKANGDKLEFETKHSMSDRQIKILMKGGIINEFKERIEANELGEGQAKDADESETK; from the coding sequence ATGTCTAAATTAAACGTAACACAAAAATTAATTAAGGAGCATTTACTCAAAGGAGAAATGATTCCGGGAAAAGAAATTGGAATAAAAATAGATCAGGCTTTGCTTCAGGATGCTACAGGAACCCTGGTGCAACTGGAGTTAGAAGCTATGGGATTAGATAAAGCACAAACAGAAGTCGCTGTTCAATACGTTGACCACAACCTACTGCAAACCGATTTTAAAAATGCCGATGACCATTTGTTCTTACTTTCGGCGGCCCAAAAATTCGGGCTTTGGTATAGTAGACCGGGAAATGGTGTTAGTCACCCTGTACATATGGAACGCTTCGGTAAGCCGGGAAAAACCATGGTTGGTTCAGATAGTCATACCCCGGCGGCAGGATCTTTAGGAATGCTTGCTATTGGGACCGGCGGACTTGATGTTGCGGCCGCAATTGCGGGTCAGCCTTATTTTGTGAAAATGCCCAAAGTATGGGGCGTGAAACTTACCGGAAATTTACCAGATTGGGTTAGTGCTAAAGATGTGATACTTGAAATGTTGCGCCGCCACGATGTTAAAGGCGGAGTTGGAAAAGTAGTAGAATATTATGGTGATGGTCTTAAAAACTTAAGCGCTATGGATCGCCACGTTATTGCCAATATGGGTGCAGAACTTGGTGCTACCACCACCGTTTTCCCTAGTGATGAAGAAACAAAAAGATTTTTAAAGTCTCAAAAGAGAGAAGATGATTGGAGAGAATTACTGGCCGATGAAGGCTGTGAATACGATCTTCACGAAGAAATTGTATTAGATGATCTTGTGCCCCTTATCGCATTGCCAACCAGTCCCGGAAATGTGGTGCCGGTAAGCGAAGTTGCAGGGAAACCAATTAGCCAGGTGGTTATTGGTTCTTCAGCAAATCCGGGATTAAGAGATTTCTGGATCGCGGGAGCTATTGTTGAAGATAAAGCGGTAAGCAGTGATGTATCTTTTGATATTAATCCAACCTCAAGACAAATAATTCAAAATATGATAGATAACCGGGCTTTTGCTAACTTGATAAAGGCAGGAGCACGTTTCCACCAATCTGGTTGTATGGGTTGTATAGGTATGGGACAGGCACCGGCATCTGGCACTATTAGTTTACGTACCATGCCAAGAAACTTCCCGGACCGTTCGGGGACCAAGGACGACCAGGTTCATTTATGTAGCCCGGAAACTGCCGCAGCTTCAGCATTAACAGGAAAAATAACTGATCCACGAGATCTGGAGAAGCTTTATGATATGAAATATCCGAAGTTTGAATATCCTGAATTTCATATTATTAAAGACGATATGTTAGTTGCACCGCCAGAAGACGGTTCTAAAATTGAACTTCAAAAAGGCCCTAACATTAAATCGCTTCCATATATTGAACCTATGCAAGATCATTATAGCGTTCCTGTAATGCTAAAAATGGGAGATAATATTTCTACTGATGAGATTTTGAAAGCAGGAGCAGAGGTATTGCCTTTTAGAAGTAACCTGCCAGAAATTAGTAAATTCTCTTACACGGTAATTGACGAAACCTTCTATGACCAGGCAATGAAAGCTAAAGGAGAACACGGTGGGCATATAGTTGTAGCAAAAGATAATTATGCACAAGGTTCCAGTAGAGAACACGCGGCTATAGCCCCAAAATACTTAGGCCAGGTAGCGGTAATTGCCAACAGTTATGCAAGGATTGCATGGCAGAACCTGGTAAACTTTGGAATTCTTCCGTTAGAGTTTATCGATATTAAAGATTTTGAAAAAATTGAGCAGGACGATCAGGTGATCTTCAAGAATCTTAGAGAGGAT